A section of the Methanoregula formicica SMSP genome encodes:
- a CDS encoding DNA primase small subunit domain-containing protein translates to MNPATAEFLRQRFTEYYKKTVLVAPPSIEQREWGFILFNPGAAETRMRRHIGFPGSGEMVSFIQNLIPQHAYYSTAYYEKPDAGTMADKGWCGADLIFDLDADHIVRGPYDQMLSRVKEETEKLLSILIDEFGIEPKTIDLVFSGGRGYHVHLRDIAFRNWGSSERRELIDYVCGIGIDPPAMLSGRLTGAPGWPGRYRGALIEYLGWIGALPEPEAVAHLAAIEGIGKDSAATFLKKREEIMEDIANRPSPMILKNRVLSHIVQQQEGEFKKRLLSRAALADEPVTTDTKRLIRMPTSLHGGSGMRVQPLELRELHDFDPLTDAVVFGTRDVKVDAKFPLRMPMLGSTYEIQKGITTVPEAVAVFLCCRGIAEIA, encoded by the coding sequence ATGAACCCGGCCACAGCCGAATTCCTTCGCCAGCGGTTTACCGAATATTACAAGAAGACGGTCCTTGTCGCTCCACCTTCGATTGAGCAGCGCGAGTGGGGCTTCATCCTCTTCAACCCGGGTGCAGCCGAGACCCGGATGCGGCGGCACATCGGCTTTCCCGGCAGCGGCGAGATGGTCTCCTTTATCCAGAACCTCATCCCCCAGCACGCTTACTATTCGACGGCATATTACGAGAAGCCCGATGCCGGGACGATGGCAGACAAGGGCTGGTGCGGGGCCGATTTGATCTTCGACCTTGACGCCGATCATATTGTGCGGGGCCCGTATGACCAGATGCTCTCACGGGTCAAGGAAGAGACAGAAAAACTCCTCTCGATCCTGATAGACGAGTTCGGGATCGAGCCAAAGACCATCGACCTTGTCTTCTCGGGAGGCCGGGGCTACCATGTCCACCTCCGCGACATCGCGTTCCGGAACTGGGGGAGTTCCGAACGCCGGGAACTGATCGATTATGTTTGCGGTATCGGGATCGATCCTCCTGCCATGCTCTCGGGCAGGCTCACGGGAGCACCGGGGTGGCCGGGGCGGTACCGCGGGGCCCTTATCGAATATCTTGGGTGGATCGGGGCGCTTCCGGAACCAGAGGCCGTCGCACACCTCGCCGCAATCGAAGGGATTGGCAAGGATTCGGCAGCCACATTCCTGAAGAAAAGGGAGGAGATTATGGAGGACATCGCGAACCGGCCCTCCCCGATGATCCTCAAGAACCGCGTCCTCTCCCATATTGTCCAGCAGCAGGAAGGGGAGTTTAAGAAGCGGCTCCTCTCCCGGGCAGCCCTTGCCGACGAGCCGGTCACGACCGACACGAAGCGCCTTATCCGGATGCCTACGTCCCTTCACGGAGGAAGCGGGATGCGGGTGCAGCCCCTCGAACTCCGTGAACTACACGATTTCGATCCGCTCACCGACGCTGTCGTGTTCGGGACACGCGACGTGAAGGTGGATGCAAAATTCCCGTTAAGGATGCCGATGCTCGGAAGCACTTATGAGATCCAAAAGGGCATCACTACAGTACCGGAAGCGGTGGCAGTCTTTCTCTGCTGCCGCGGCATAGCGGAGATTGCATAA
- a CDS encoding 50S ribosomal protein L44e, protein MKMPAKFTTYCPFCRSHQVHEVEKVKKGKTTGLHWIDRQKARRGHVGNRGKFSKVPGGDKPTKKINVRYRCVTCKKAHLRKGYRVAKFELTE, encoded by the coding sequence ATGAAGATGCCAGCAAAATTTACGACCTACTGTCCCTTCTGCAGGAGCCACCAGGTACACGAGGTCGAGAAGGTAAAGAAGGGCAAAACAACCGGTCTCCACTGGATTGACCGGCAGAAAGCCCGGAGAGGCCATGTCGGGAACCGGGGTAAGTTCTCCAAGGTGCCCGGCGGCGACAAGCCGACAAAGAAGATCAACGTACGGTACCGCTGTGTCACCTGCAAAAAGGCGCACCTGCGCAAGGGATACCGTGTCGCGAAATTCGAGCTGACGGAGTAA
- a CDS encoding 30S ribosomal protein S27e translates to MVSQIRENRSKFLKVKCPDCENEQVLFEKASTVVKCIVCGSELATPAGGRANIKAEIVQELQ, encoded by the coding sequence ATGGTAAGCCAGATCAGGGAAAACCGGAGCAAATTCTTAAAGGTAAAGTGCCCCGACTGTGAGAACGAACAGGTCCTCTTCGAGAAGGCCAGCACAGTCGTCAAGTGCATTGTCTGTGGCAGCGAGCTTGCAACCCCCGCAGGCGGACGTGCGAACATCAAGGCCGAGATCGTCCAAGAGCTCCAGTGA
- a CDS encoding translation initiation factor IF-2 subunit alpha: MADREWPQESELVVCTVENVKDFVAFVSLDEYGGRQGLIPISEIATGWIKYIRDHIREGQKIVCKVLNVDRSRGHIDLSLKDVNEHQRREKIREWKNESKAKKWLGFVAEQAKEPLASIEDVIYKKYGAFYPVFEDLVIDPETTVKKLGFSKKISETLQKVAGESVKVPHVEVTGYLILESTRPDGVEVIRKALEKASATKSAGAEIELLYLGAPTYRIKIKAPDYKAAEKAIEKSANAAIAVLEKAGGEGKLVKKPKSGK; this comes from the coding sequence ATGGCAGACAGGGAGTGGCCCCAGGAATCGGAACTGGTCGTCTGCACGGTCGAGAACGTCAAGGACTTTGTTGCCTTCGTCTCGCTCGATGAATACGGCGGCCGCCAGGGGCTCATCCCCATATCAGAGATCGCCACAGGCTGGATCAAGTATATCCGCGACCATATCCGCGAGGGCCAGAAGATCGTCTGCAAGGTCCTCAACGTTGACCGGTCCCGCGGCCATATCGACCTTTCCTTAAAGGATGTCAACGAGCACCAGCGCCGCGAGAAGATCCGCGAGTGGAAGAACGAGTCCAAGGCAAAGAAGTGGCTCGGGTTTGTCGCGGAACAGGCAAAGGAGCCCCTCGCATCTATCGAGGATGTCATCTACAAGAAGTACGGGGCGTTCTACCCGGTCTTCGAAGACCTCGTCATTGATCCCGAGACAACGGTAAAGAAACTCGGTTTCTCCAAAAAGATCTCCGAGACCCTCCAGAAAGTGGCCGGCGAGAGTGTCAAGGTCCCCCACGTCGAAGTGACCGGCTACCTTATCCTGGAATCGACCCGTCCGGACGGTGTCGAGGTGATACGGAAGGCACTTGAGAAGGCAAGCGCCACGAAGAGCGCCGGGGCAGAGATTGAACTGTTATACCTTGGCGCCCCCACGTACCGAATCAAGATAAAGGCCCCGGATTACAAAGCTGCCGAGAAAGCGATCGAGAAGTCCGCCAATGCAGCGATTGCGGTCCTCGAGAAGGCCGGTGGCGAGGGCAAGCTCGTCAAGAAACCGAAGTCCGGGAAGTAA
- a CDS encoding RNA-protein complex protein Nop10, with translation MTGRIRHCPADHIYTLSLTCPACGRPTSVAHPVRFSPMDKYGRYRRLAKHD, from the coding sequence ATGACCGGCCGTATACGGCACTGCCCGGCAGACCATATCTATACCCTTTCGTTAACCTGTCCTGCCTGCGGGAGGCCTACCTCCGTTGCCCACCCGGTGCGGTTCTCGCCCATGGACAAGTACGGCAGGTATCGCAGGCTGGCAAAACATGATTGA
- a CDS encoding proteasome assembly chaperone family protein, with the protein MIEDIAVRYADGYPEKPLFNPILIEGLPGIGQVGKLVAEYMIHILSAEKIGEIHSIYFPPQVVLEEDGLARLARNEIFLYREEGKRDVVFLVGDHQSTSGEGHYILADCYCDIAEELGVKQIYTLGGFGVGHLVNGPRVLGAVNKKELRPPLEAAGVTFDRDEPGGGIVGAAGLILGLSAGRGIDAVCLMGETSGYLVDPMAAASVLSVLSKLIDLPVDPTKLNDRAAEMEKAIESMVEGEKGKDEELSYIG; encoded by the coding sequence ATGATTGAGGACATAGCTGTCCGGTATGCCGATGGCTACCCGGAAAAACCCCTTTTTAATCCAATCCTGATCGAGGGGCTTCCCGGCATTGGACAGGTGGGAAAGCTCGTTGCCGAGTATATGATCCACATACTCTCGGCCGAGAAGATTGGGGAGATCCACTCCATCTACTTCCCCCCGCAGGTTGTTCTCGAAGAAGACGGTCTTGCACGGCTGGCGAGAAACGAGATCTTTCTCTACCGCGAGGAGGGGAAGCGCGATGTCGTCTTCCTTGTGGGTGACCACCAGAGCACGTCAGGGGAAGGCCACTATATCCTTGCCGATTGTTACTGCGATATCGCAGAGGAACTGGGCGTGAAACAGATTTACACCCTCGGCGGTTTTGGGGTAGGCCACCTCGTCAACGGGCCGCGGGTTCTCGGTGCCGTGAACAAGAAAGAGCTCCGTCCCCCGCTGGAAGCCGCCGGTGTCACGTTCGACCGTGATGAGCCGGGCGGCGGGATTGTCGGGGCTGCCGGCCTGATCCTCGGCCTCTCCGCCGGGCGGGGGATCGATGCCGTATGCCTCATGGGCGAGACGAGCGGGTACCTGGTTGACCCGATGGCAGCCGCAAGCGTCCTGTCGGTGCTCTCGAAGCTGATCGACCTTCCCGTTGACCCGACCAAGCTTAACGACCGTGCCGCCGAGATGGAGAAGGCCATCGAGAGCATGGTCGAGGGTGAAAAGGGGAAGGACGAGGAACTGAGTTATATCGGGTGA
- a CDS encoding redoxin domain-containing protein has product MVQTGDSAPNISVKDQNDKTFDLYEHAGKSVLLSFHPLAWTEFCAAHMKSLEDNRSVILENNCVPVGISVNFVPYKSAWAQSIGIQETPLLCDFWPQGAVAMKYGIFGDANGFSERANIIVDERQRVVFVKVYPVHSVPDIREIISFLKQ; this is encoded by the coding sequence ATGGTGCAGACAGGCGACAGCGCCCCGAACATCTCCGTAAAGGACCAGAACGACAAGACCTTTGATCTCTACGAGCATGCGGGAAAAAGCGTGCTGCTCTCGTTCCATCCGCTCGCGTGGACGGAGTTCTGTGCAGCTCATATGAAGTCGCTCGAAGATAACCGGAGCGTGATCCTCGAAAACAACTGCGTGCCCGTGGGAATCAGCGTTAATTTCGTTCCGTATAAAAGTGCATGGGCACAGAGCATTGGAATACAGGAGACACCGCTCCTCTGCGACTTCTGGCCGCAGGGTGCTGTTGCCATGAAGTACGGGATATTCGGGGATGCAAACGGCTTCTCCGAGCGGGCGAACATCATTGTTGATGAGAGGCAGCGGGTTGTATTTGTCAAGGTCTACCCGGTGCATTCCGTGCCGGATATCCGGGAGATCATTTCGTTCCTGAAACAATAA